In the Armatimonadia bacterium genome, one interval contains:
- a CDS encoding P-II family nitrogen regulator — MKKVEAVIRPQKLEDVKAALHEIGVTGMTASEVRGFGRQKGQTGVYRGNEIHVDFLPKVKIEVVVDDRLAPQVVDTICGAARDGGIGAGKIFVYALEEVVRISTGERGPDAI, encoded by the coding sequence ATGAAGAAGGTCGAGGCAGTCATCAGACCACAGAAGCTCGAGGACGTGAAGGCTGCTCTACACGAGATCGGCGTCACGGGGATGACGGCGTCCGAGGTACGCGGCTTCGGACGTCAGAAGGGGCAGACCGGCGTCTACCGCGGCAACGAAATCCACGTCGATTTCCTTCCGAAGGTGAAGATCGAGGTCGTCGTGGATGACAGGCTCGCACCTCAGGTGGTCGATACTATCTGCGGTGCCGCAAGGGACGGGGGCATCGGCGCGGGCAAGATCTTCGTCTACGCGCTCGAGGAAGTGGTCCGCATCAGTACCGGGGAGCGCGGGCCCGACGCCATCTAG
- a CDS encoding response regulator, with protein sequence MGDQPLSILLVEDAPVNRELAEIVLTRAGHSVQSVETGQAALEALGAHEYDALALDIRLPDIDGLEIARKLRADPKTHDMPIVAITALAMKGDREAALEAGCDGYITKPVNTRTLAKDVAKIIAEAQKHRNTK encoded by the coding sequence ATGGGTGACCAACCGCTATCCATCTTGCTGGTGGAGGACGCTCCGGTAAACCGTGAGCTGGCAGAGATTGTCCTCACGCGCGCCGGCCACTCGGTGCAGTCTGTGGAGACCGGACAGGCGGCGCTGGAAGCACTCGGCGCTCACGAGTACGACGCTCTCGCGCTCGACATCCGCCTTCCGGACATCGACGGGCTGGAGATTGCCCGCAAGCTCCGGGCCGACCCGAAGACCCACGACATGCCCATCGTGGCCATCACGGCGCTGGCGATGAAAGGTGACCGCGAGGCTGCGCTGGAGGCCGGCTGTGACGGCTATATCACCAAGCCCGTGAATACCCGAACACTGGCGAAGGACGTAGCGAAGATCATCGCCGAAGCCCAGAAGCACAGGAACACCAAGTAG
- a CDS encoding ATP-binding protein: MTVTGRLTTLAREQIDRAVQWVSSLTHLPCAYVWVQEAQDHTAPWPVQPVGRHPVYALVAADAAEARMVDELSRAGREAVKRGEPIFADSLLGPATIWACPCFSHFPGGGPVAGALTAYLHTGAALMPVAELADRLGCPPEEVLSAVEQCFALGLTDEQAAATRASVQALCEALDQRLEESLSGDCEGNGSDDAPAPPSTAALRTPEKRLQSRETTLRLQELGMRLAAENEGLREALRARSLLMAHMSHELRTPLNGIIGLTELLRDGAFGPVTEEQSKYLATVESNGAHLVRLIDDLLDIATIETGRFTIRSEPCALGQVLADAAQTLQPMARSRRISLSLTLPPDDTIVVIDAERLRQIAVNLISNAVKFSPRGRSVEVRARLDGPDLVFSVRDWGPGVPAAEQDVIFEEFRKGSAQSEGKYEGTGLGLPLVRRLAAAMGGTIELHSEEGHGAEFVVRLPASGMPTSQANEPREATVTPAVATDGQGTVLIAEEDEASRAVLAEVVSGEGLRPVTLASPDDLPHLTRELRPALLLVGQAKGGPHVVEGLRKLRQDPALVDVPVVFAGPRDLREQAMQIGVTETCAYPVRRPYLGRLINRILARSAVSGLALVMDDNPAFSEAMAILIETAGFHALSVNDGRTGLEMALRHLPDVIILDLMLPRMNGWQVIDALNADERTRGLPVIVSTVKPLTETERSELEQKCYALLPKASFSSDAFLSLLGGLPAGRDVRGD; this comes from the coding sequence ATGACTGTGACAGGTCGGCTGACGACGCTTGCCCGGGAGCAGATAGACAGAGCTGTTCAGTGGGTGAGCAGCCTCACACACCTGCCCTGCGCCTATGTCTGGGTACAGGAGGCGCAAGACCACACGGCACCATGGCCCGTGCAGCCGGTCGGTCGCCATCCGGTCTACGCCCTGGTTGCGGCCGATGCGGCCGAAGCCAGGATGGTAGACGAATTGTCGCGTGCAGGCCGGGAGGCTGTCAAGCGCGGTGAGCCAATCTTCGCCGATTCCCTGCTCGGACCGGCAACAATCTGGGCCTGTCCGTGCTTCTCGCACTTCCCGGGGGGCGGCCCAGTCGCCGGTGCGCTTACGGCCTATCTCCACACCGGGGCAGCGCTGATGCCGGTCGCCGAGCTGGCCGATCGGCTGGGATGCCCCCCTGAGGAGGTCTTGTCGGCGGTGGAGCAGTGCTTCGCCCTGGGGCTGACCGATGAACAGGCTGCTGCGACGCGAGCCTCAGTCCAAGCCCTCTGCGAGGCCCTGGACCAGCGACTCGAGGAGAGCCTCTCGGGCGACTGCGAGGGCAACGGGTCCGACGATGCGCCTGCCCCGCCTTCCACCGCAGCCCTGCGAACTCCTGAGAAGCGTCTGCAGAGTCGCGAGACCACGCTGCGCCTGCAGGAGCTGGGAATGCGCCTCGCCGCTGAGAACGAGGGCCTGCGAGAGGCCCTGCGGGCTCGGAGCCTGCTGATGGCGCATATGAGTCACGAGCTGCGCACGCCGCTCAACGGGATCATCGGGCTTACCGAGCTTCTGCGTGACGGTGCCTTCGGGCCGGTAACCGAGGAGCAATCGAAGTACCTCGCCACCGTTGAGAGCAACGGGGCCCACCTCGTCCGCCTGATCGACGACCTGCTGGATATAGCAACCATTGAGACCGGAAGGTTCACGATCCGCTCCGAGCCCTGTGCCCTTGGACAGGTGCTGGCGGATGCCGCGCAGACCCTTCAACCGATGGCACGGAGCCGCCGCATCTCGCTGTCGCTCACGCTGCCGCCGGACGACACCATCGTGGTCATCGACGCCGAGAGACTTCGCCAGATCGCCGTGAACCTCATCTCGAACGCCGTGAAGTTCAGCCCGCGAGGACGGTCGGTGGAGGTCCGGGCTCGACTGGACGGGCCGGACCTGGTCTTCAGTGTGCGCGACTGGGGCCCGGGGGTTCCGGCGGCAGAACAGGACGTCATCTTCGAGGAGTTCCGGAAGGGCTCGGCACAGTCTGAGGGGAAATACGAAGGTACTGGTCTGGGACTTCCGCTTGTCCGACGTCTCGCGGCTGCGATGGGTGGCACCATCGAGTTGCACAGCGAGGAGGGTCACGGTGCGGAGTTTGTGGTCCGGCTGCCGGCCTCTGGAATGCCCACGAGTCAGGCGAACGAACCCAGGGAGGCGACCGTTACGCCGGCGGTGGCAACTGACGGTCAAGGGACCGTCCTCATCGCGGAGGAGGATGAGGCCAGTCGAGCGGTCCTTGCTGAGGTGGTGAGCGGCGAGGGCCTGCGCCCCGTGACGCTGGCGAGCCCTGACGACCTGCCCCATCTCACCCGCGAGCTTCGGCCGGCTCTGCTGTTGGTTGGACAGGCGAAGGGTGGCCCCCATGTCGTAGAGGGGCTGCGGAAGCTCCGCCAGGACCCCGCACTCGTCGACGTGCCCGTGGTCTTCGCCGGTCCGCGCGATCTGCGAGAGCAGGCGATGCAGATCGGGGTGACGGAGACCTGCGCGTACCCGGTCCGGCGGCCCTACCTGGGGCGGCTCATCAACCGCATCCTGGCGAGGTCGGCAGTCAGTGGCCTGGCCCTGGTAATGGACGACAACCCGGCCTTCAGCGAGGCCATGGCGATCCTGATCGAGACGGCGGGCTTCCACGCTCTGTCGGTCAACGATGGGCGGACGGGTCTCGAGATGGCTCTGCGGCACCTGCCCGATGTGATCATCCTCGACCTGATGCTGCCGAGGATGAACGGCTGGCAGGTAATCGACGCCCTCAACGCTGATGAGCGCACACGCGGCCTTCCCGTGATCGTCTCGACGGTCAAGCCGCTGACCGAGACCGAACGCAGTGAGCTGGAACAGAAGTGCTACGCTCTTTTGCCAAAGGCTAGTTTTTCGTCAGACGCTTTCCTCTCCTTGCTCGGTGGGCTCCCGGCGGGAAGGGACGTAAGGGGTGACTGA
- a CDS encoding NAD-dependent malic enzyme, protein MKKPDDDILYVTARGGDLLSDASLNKGSAFTNEERIELGLEGLLPHHVSNLDEQVQRVLENFRRQATPIDKHVYLRSLQDRNETLFYAALISHLAEMMPIVYTPTVAQAVEEFSHLFAATRGLYLTPEDSVRMEEVIGNVPCEDVRVVVCTDNEGILGIGDQGTGGMAIPIGKLALYVAAGGFRPDECLPVCLDVGTDNRRLLEDPLYLGVKQPRLRGAEYDSFIDSFVEGFKKRLPNAILQWEDFSRDIAFENLIRYRDEVCSFNDDIQGTASVTVASLMGAAKLAGRSFAKEVICIVGAGCAGVGVTLGILDALQSEGLSLEEAKERVYVFDSRGLLVDTRPGLPDYKRQVATPASVVEGWGGLSLYDVIERVRPTALVGLSGHPGAIDEEAVRTMAELNERPSIFAMSNPTANAEAVPADILCWSDGRAIITTGSPFDPVEYKGKEYQFSQANNVYVFPGVGLGAAVCGATRITDRMLTSAARRLHELTDDADYERGLVLPPVRDLRSVSAQIGAAVMESAIREGLAAKPAVGDLAKTLRDGMYQPHYTQYKPAK, encoded by the coding sequence ATGAAAAAGCCAGACGACGACATTCTCTACGTAACCGCGCGCGGCGGCGACCTCCTGAGCGACGCCTCACTGAACAAGGGTAGCGCCTTCACCAACGAGGAGCGCATCGAGCTTGGACTGGAGGGACTGCTGCCGCATCACGTCTCCAACCTCGACGAGCAGGTCCAGCGTGTGCTCGAGAACTTCCGGCGCCAGGCCACTCCCATCGACAAGCACGTCTACCTGCGGTCCCTGCAGGACCGCAACGAGACCCTGTTCTACGCAGCTCTCATCTCGCATCTGGCCGAGATGATGCCCATTGTCTACACGCCCACAGTGGCTCAGGCGGTGGAGGAGTTCTCGCACCTCTTCGCCGCCACTCGCGGCCTGTACCTCACACCGGAAGACAGCGTGCGGATGGAGGAAGTCATCGGTAACGTGCCGTGCGAGGATGTGCGCGTGGTGGTTTGCACGGACAACGAGGGCATCCTCGGCATCGGCGACCAGGGCACCGGCGGGATGGCCATCCCCATCGGCAAGCTTGCCCTGTATGTGGCGGCCGGTGGATTCCGACCGGACGAGTGCCTGCCGGTGTGCCTTGACGTAGGCACCGACAACCGCCGACTGCTGGAAGACCCGCTGTACCTGGGCGTCAAGCAACCTCGGCTCCGGGGGGCCGAGTATGATAGCTTCATCGACTCCTTCGTCGAGGGCTTCAAGAAGCGGCTGCCCAACGCCATCCTGCAGTGGGAGGACTTCAGCCGCGACATCGCCTTTGAGAACCTGATTCGCTACCGGGACGAGGTGTGCTCCTTCAACGACGACATTCAGGGCACCGCGTCGGTCACGGTTGCCAGTCTCATGGGCGCTGCGAAGCTGGCTGGACGGTCCTTCGCCAAGGAGGTCATCTGTATCGTCGGAGCCGGCTGCGCGGGCGTAGGCGTTACCCTCGGGATCCTCGATGCCCTTCAGAGCGAGGGGCTGAGCCTGGAGGAAGCCAAGGAGCGGGTCTACGTCTTCGACAGTCGCGGTCTGCTCGTCGATACCCGGCCCGGCCTGCCTGACTACAAGCGCCAGGTCGCAACTCCGGCCTCTGTGGTCGAGGGCTGGGGCGGACTGTCGCTCTATGACGTCATCGAGCGCGTTCGCCCGACGGCACTCGTGGGACTCTCAGGTCATCCGGGCGCGATCGACGAGGAAGCCGTGCGGACCATGGCCGAGCTCAATGAGCGTCCGTCGATCTTCGCCATGAGCAACCCGACCGCCAACGCCGAAGCGGTTCCGGCAGACATCCTGTGCTGGAGTGACGGGCGGGCGATCATCACCACCGGAAGCCCCTTCGATCCGGTGGAGTACAAGGGGAAGGAGTACCAGTTCTCGCAGGCCAACAACGTCTATGTGTTCCCCGGCGTCGGCCTGGGTGCTGCAGTGTGTGGGGCGACGCGGATCACGGACCGCATGCTCACCTCGGCGGCCCGGCGGCTGCATGAGCTGACCGATGACGCGGACTACGAGCGCGGTCTGGTTCTGCCGCCGGTGCGCGACCTGAGGTCGGTCTCGGCCCAGATCGGCGCCGCGGTGATGGAGTCGGCGATCCGCGAGGGCCTTGCGGCGAAACCGGCAGTCGGCGACCTTGCCAAGACGCTGCGGGATGGGATGTATCAGCCGCACTACACACAGTACAAGCCTGCTAAGTAG